The Anolis sagrei isolate rAnoSag1 chromosome 6, rAnoSag1.mat, whole genome shotgun sequence genome includes the window tggatgctgCCCATGCTTGTCCTTCCGTTGTTTTTTTTCACACACCTAAAAGGGGAGCCGGGTTCAAAGGAGAGGAGGCCAAGGCACGGCAGCACTCCAAACAAGCCTTTAATGGGAGGCGCAGACActcgcacgcacgcacgcaccttgcccccttccccccctccctcccttctgcctGCGGGACCGACACCCAGACGCCACAAAAACAGGAAGTGGGCAGAGGAACAGGAAGCGGCAAGAGGCGCCCGGCAACTTCCCCACAGCAGGCTGAAATgccgcttctctctctctccccatatatatacatatataacaaAGGAACCTTGCCAAGAACAGAGAGGGGCTGACTCTGGTGCAGGGGGTCCGCACTTCCCACTGGTGCCAGGATCTGGGGAAGCGCCCTTCTGGGATGTCCACTATCGCTGGCCGTGGGTTGCAGAATCCACCATCAGAAAAGCTGGGCAACAGTGCCTCCTGGTGGCAAGGAAGCCGCTTGGCAACTCAGCCTCCCACTGATTCCTCAAAGGGGAGAAGCGAAGGGAAAGGGTGGCAGGACGGAGTCAGGACCCTCTCTCTGGGTTTGGGGGCAGGGGAAGAGGAGCTCAGGCTCCTCCCATGGGTCAAGGGAGGCTGTGGGGCTGGGTTGGCCACCCGTGATTCCCTCAGTGCTTCCCTCCTGCgcttgcaaacacacacacacgcaccccGAGTCCCTCCTCGTGGCTTCTGGCTCAGACAACGTCGTCGCAGTCCGTCTGGCAATATTAAAAGGCAAGGCAATCCTAAGCCAGGGGGTTAAATACTCAAAAAGACTCAAAGGGAGGgatggggaggggaaggggccaCAGGAAGGTCTTCCCCTCCCCTCCGGAGACCCCCTTCCTTCGAAACAGACTCACAAACAGCAGCCTCAGAGCAGGAGACGAGGTTCCCCTGGATGACAACACGACGCCTTGCAAAAACAGAGtcctaggaggaggaggaggacgaggaggaagaggaggtggtgcTGCTGGGGGCCAAAGGAGGGGCCCCATCTTCGTTCTGCCGCAGGCGCTTCTTTGCCCGGATCTCGTTCATGGCCTCTTCGATGGAGCGCGTGTCTCTCTTGTTGGCAACAGGaactggaggaggaaggagaaagacgaCTGAGTGGAAGGAGAGCATTCTAGGGTGCATTTTGAGCCCCCCAAACTCAGAACGCTTAAGAGTCTCCACCGGAAGCCTTGAAGGGGCCCCTTTCCAGCTCCCTAAGGACCCAGCACAAAGGAGAGCAAGTacaaaggcaatatcacaaaagCCCATTTACAATATCatacggaagctgactggcacaacctggggatcacaaccagacacagtgaaggcatctgcccttgcgcaatgctactctgctgctgagtacgcatgcccagtgtggaacacatctcaccacgctcaaacagtggatgtggctctgaatgagacatgccgcattatcacggggtgtctgcgccctacaccactgaagaaacgACACTGTCTAgcccagggtttctcaacctgggggtcaggaccccttagGGGGTTGTGAGTGGGtatcagagggatcgccaaagaccatcagaaaacacagtattttctgttggtcatgagggttctgtgtgggaagtttggcccaattctactgttggtggggttcaggatgcattttgactctaggtgaactatacatcccagcaaccacaactcccagagggcaaggtctatttcccccaaaattccatctgtgttcatatttgggcatatggaatatgcgtgccaagtttggtcaatgtTTGAGTCCGTAGTAAAACTACATCCAGCACAGCTAAAataggagcctgcaccacactcggAAGCAGTCAGCAATCTCTGGAGATTTTCAAGCATTTTtccctgtgtcaggagcaacttgagaaaccgcaagtcgcttctggtgtgagagaagaggctgcctgcaaggatgttgcccaggggacacccagatgttttaccatcctgtgggaggcttcgtgtccctgcatgggaagctggagctgacagatgagaactcaccccgctccccagattcaaatcgctgatctgtcagcagtcctgctggcacaagggtttaacctggatgaccatctgttaggggtgctttgattgtgcttttcctgcttgaaAGCAGAAAGAGCCTGGACTGGAGAGTCCCTGTGGGCCCCTTCCAACCCTGACTCTATGGAACAACAGGAAATGCATACTGGACATACAAGTACTGACCGCACACTCACTCCCTTAGGGTTTTACTTCTTATGATCCCTATAGATTCCACTAGACAACCCTACTTCGACTCTGAATGGCATTTCCCTGGAGCCACAGGCCAGGGGTTAGTCCGTGCGCCCAAAGGGGAAAAGACACGGGGGGCCAACTCAGAGCAAAGCTATCACTACCATTGAATGGGCCTTTCCATTGTCGAGAAAGGGGAGGGCAGAACATTCAGAAGGTGGGACACCCCCTCCCTATTATGGGTGCCATTGCGAGAcctccaggggcggctcgtccattacgcgaagtaagcggtcgcagaacactttttttttgccaggggtgcagaggcgcctccgtaaatgcccctcgaccactacttgaggagcgcccctcagctcacaacagccctagcagtccggggggagactcggctttcttgccttgctgccgggcgatcctcttcccaaaggggccggcccttgagcctcgcctagcccctctcatttctgctccacctggccaccgggtgcgcaagcagagccggcgctcaatcgttctccgcgttcgatccctttcccatgaccggcaccctttcccgatccccggcgctccacccgcctcctctcctctccccaatccgcaggtgggccaaggggcggagccgccacgcctggcccacttcaggtctggaggcgtgtctgaagaccccagtgtgcgcaccaaaagtcgcctcttctgactttctcttcagccattgggaccaagagagagagagagagagagagagcccctccgtctggaggtatctcccacctccgctccctcctttgtttttgtgcctaccttcaggaaaggtgggcatctccacctctctctctctctctctctcttggtcccaatggctgaggagaaagtcaggagaagaggtgacttttggtgcacacgccggggtcttcagacacgcctccggacacaaagcaggccaggcaagggagcaagtgcagcaagtgtagttactgggatgtatagttcacctacaatcaaagagcattctgaactccaccaatgatggaattgaaccaaatatggcacacagaactcccacgacaaacagaaaatatgtatcaatgattgatttgggggggggggggtgtgtgccaaaatactgtttgtttaccgttgaaaattacctagggctaccTCTGGAAACCTCCATAGGACCGCGCCGGGACACCAGTACAGCCAGGTCTGTTTACATCTACATGCCGTCCCGAAATGGGTGCGATGCCACAACGGATACATTGGGGAGCCTTCTGTCCTGAGCTGCCCTCCAAAAACAGCCTTGagaccagtggttctcgaccttcttaatgtcacgaccccttaatccagttcctcctgttgtggtgacccccaagcataacattattgttattgctacttcatacctgcaactttgctactgttattatggaaatatctgatatgcaggatgtattttcattcactggaccaaatttgaatactggtggggttggggggattgattttgtcatttgggagttgtagttgctgggatttatagttcacctacaataaaagaacattctgaactccaccaaggatggaactgaaccaaacttggcacacagaactcccatggctaacagaaaatactagaagggtttggtgggcattgaccttgagtttgggagttgtagttcacctacatccagagagcactgtggactcaaaacaatgatggatctggaccaaacttggcatgaatactcaatatgcccaaatatgaacactggtggagtttgggagaaatagactttgacatttgggtgttgtagttgctgcgatttatagttcacctacaattagagAGTtatgaactgcaccaatgatagaattgggtgaaacttcccacacagaacccccacgaccaacagaaaatactagaagggtttggtgggcattgaccttgagttttggagttgtagttcacctacatccagagtacacatagatggatctggaccaaacttggcatgaatactcaatatgcccaaatatgaacactggtggagtttggggaaatagactttgacatttgggtgttgtagttgctgggatttatagttcacctacaattagagaattatgaaccacaccaatgatagaattgggtgaaacttcccacacagaacccccatgaccaacagaaagtgctgtgttttcgatggtctttggtgacccctatgaaaccccctcgcgacccccccaggggtcctgacccccaggttgagaaccactgctttagacaatgttgaaagcaaaagaaaaatgcttttacttcagcaaacacaaaagataagcaaatgcaattgaaaagtgcaaaaggaagcaaggaagtcttaatccagacacaaatcaaagtctcttacaaagtcccgaaagaaacaccagtcttccatcagacaacgggcaatgaactaagtccttagcagcagacacaaagcaggttccactggagtgaaaacatcagtatcagggtcgttgttaccagcgaaagctgactgctcctgcctctgattGATAGCCTGAATTTCCCACAAAAGAGGTGCTAGGgcaggtggttctcaacctgtgggtccccagatgttttggccctcaactcccagaaatcctaacagctggtaaactgcctgggatttctgggagttgtaggccaaaacacctggggacccacaggctgagaacacTGTGCTAGGAGTCTCCCGATTacctcagcgtttttagcagctattctggctgaatGCTGGGTGTGCTCTGTCTCTTtcagtctctctagaaatgtgggcactttcaaatccTCACCATCtgattcttctcctccctccagttcctgagcacttccttgctccccttcctcttccgaagatgaggaatccctaacacctTCCCCGGAGCGGGGCTCTTTTTGGGGGTCTTCTGACTCACCGCATCCGTAGGCCACGTTGGGCTCCATGGCGTGGGCGGCGTCCTTGGCGGCCACTTTGCCGATGAGGTGGCTGTACTTGTCCTTGTAGTCGGTGTTGGGGTTGACCACCGTGGGACCCTTCcgggcctcctcttcctcctgacgCTGGGCCagttccttggggggggggggggaggaaggggacgCCACTCAGAAACTCATCTCATAGTGCAAATCCTTGCGCTCTGCATTCAtaactttttaatttatttctttatttacgatatttatagcccgcctttctcagccatacagcaACTCAAGGTGGGTTGCAGATTGGCACAATACAATGTCAGTCATTCATCAAAGtgtcattaaaaacaatcaacattagaatataaaatatatataaaaaccgttaaagcatataatcattggtgtcatcttgttaaaaacgttatccagtcccatcgtctggccattccaggttcatcattcatagttccgtgttatctcttccgctgcattctcaaaagcttgctcagagagccaggtctttactttttttcagaaagtcaggagggagggggccgatctaatatcccagGGATTTCCATacccggggggccaccactgagcaggccctgtcctttgtctctgccaatcgcacttgctTATCACACCTCAGCTGAATTTGCAAAGCCACTAAGAACTGCATCACATGGCGTTGAGTGCTGGAGCGTTGCAAATGGCTGTGCTCTGCATTCACAACTTATCACATCTTACTGAACTTGCCACTTTAcccattacaataataataataataataataataataataatctatatgaataaaaatgtaatgttcgtttgtggggttaacataacacatactgaagttcaacagggacaaatgcaagagactccactttggcagaaaaaatgaaatgcaaagatacagaatgggtgacgcctggctcgagagcagtatgtgtgaaaaaggtcttggagtcctcgtggggaggaaggggaacatgagccaggaatgtgatgtggcagcaaaaaaagccaatgggattttggcctgcatcaataggagcctagtgtctagatctaaggaagtaatgctacccctctattctgctttggttagaccacatctggaatattgtgtccaattctgggcaccacaattcaagagagatattgacaagctggaatgtgtccaaaggagggcgactaaaatgatcaagggtctggagaacaagccctatgaggagcggcttagggaactgggcatgtttagcctgaagaagagaaggctgagaggagatatgatgatagccatgtataaatatgtgagaggaagccacagggaggaggagggagcaagcttgttttctgcttccttggagactaggacgcaaaggaacaatggcttcaaactacaagagaggagattccatctgaacatgaggaagaacttcctgactgtgagagccgttcagcagtggaactctctgctccggagggagtgtggtggaggctccggcttctttggaagcttttaagcagaggctggatggccatctgtcaggggtgatttgaatgcaatattcctacttcttggcagaatggggttggactggatggcccatgaggtctcttccaactctttgattctatgatggtgtttggcgacccctctaacaccccctcatgaccccctcgggggtcccgacccccaggttgagaaccactgcaatagggcaccctacccacacacacacaaccccaaggGCAGCCTCTGAGCCCCCTGCCCCCCATGCCATTCTCTCCCCGGCCCCAAAAAGAGCAGACCTTGAGCCTCCGCTTCTCCTTGGCCTGCTGTGGGTCCCACTCTTCTCCTCGGCGGTAGGCCTCCAGCTCTTCATCTGACGGGGCAAACTCctgagggagaggagagaagagaagagtgaGCGGCTCACCCCTGGGAAGACCCTGCCCCAAATCTCACAAGTGGGGAAGGAGACCCCCGCAAGGAGACCCCCACTCGCCTTCTTGAAGATCATGACGTATCGGGAGTCCTCTTCGTCGCCGAAGGAGAAGGAGGTGAGGCCGGCCACTTCCACCACGTCGTGCCTGGAAGACAGAGCCACAACGGAGGGATCAGGGCAGAGAACGCGGGACGAGGAACagccaaagccaaggggccaaaGGACGCCACTTTCCAAGGAGTGGGTGGGAAAATGTCAGAGGCCTGGCCATTCAGGGAGGGGGGGCCTCAATTCAAACTTTAATGTCACTCATTGCATAAGCTGGTCTTTGTATCTGTTTTAACGTTCCTGAACCCaataaaagcagggtataaaaatacactattatttattattatttattattatttatgtatttacagtatttctactccgcccttctcctcacccggcaggggactcagggcggatcacaatgtacacaaacatggcaaacattcaatgccaaagacacacaacagatagagacagacagtcagaggctatttaactgtcgctttcatcatccatctgcgacaccgaTGGAAGTACtttcgcattccccgcatgcttttgctgaagtcttttttaTCGACTTgcaaattagcctccccacactgaggtggtacctaattttctactcgacagatgcaactgtctttcgggttgcaaaggtcgacaacaagctacacaattagttggaagctcactccgacccgggctggctttgaactcatgaccttttggtcagaagtgatcttaatgcagctgacactcagacagctgcgccacagtccctaataataataataataataataataataataataataataataataggagctggggatgtttagcttggagaaaagaagggggCATGAAatccatagaccagtggttctcaacctggtgtccccagatgtttttggcctacaactcccagaaatcccagccagtttaccagctgttaggatttctgggagttgaaggccaaaatcatctggggatccacaggctgagaatcactgccatagactcatagaatcctagagttgggagagacctcctgggccatcatccagtccgaccccattctgccaagaagcaggaacattgcattcaaagcacccctgacagatggccatccagcctctgtttaaaagcttcccaagaaggagcctccaccacactccggggcagagagttccactgctgaacggctctcacagtcaggaagttcttcctccgaGAAGTTCTcctgcagagaaggagaccccaagggAGTAACAGCTGTCAAGAAATTCTTCttcatgttgaggtggaatctcttcttcTTAATTATTCCAACATACcatctgtcacacccagcactttttaattctgtacccattatttggcccagccctagtttttactgtgttatggtgtcatgttttgttgttattgctttatgtttttgattttgctttgagttgtattgttatgctgttgttgtgttacggccttggcctttgtaagccgcatcgagtccttcgggagatgctagcggggtacaaataaagttaataataataataataataataataataagcaggttggactggatggcccttggggtctcttctaattatgattctatatataaacACAGGAGCAGCACAATCCCTGGTGGTCTCTCACACTGAGTAAAGTGGcataaatttggggggggggggttccacaaGGTGCGGTGgcataaattgggggggggggtcacaaggtgcGGTGGAATATACTGGGGATGGTGGGAGATGGAGACCAAAGGCAAACAACTCACAAGATACTTCGCTTGATCTTGTTCATGGGCTGGAATGTCTTCTTGGTTTGGCTGCTGTCCTGGATGAAGTCCGACACCTCTTTCTCCATCTGCGCCAGGAGTCAGGGAAAAAGGGAGAGTGagtaagagagaggaaggaaggaaggaaggagggagggaaggagggagggaaggaaggagggaaggagggaaggaaggaaggagggagggagggaaggatgaagggaaggaaggaaggagggagggagggaaggaaggagggaaggaaggaaggatggagggaaggagggagggaaggacagagggaaggaaggaaggagggagggagggagggagggaaggaaggagggaaggaaggagggaaggaaggatggagggaaggagggagggagggagggagggagggaaggaaggaaggaaggaaggaaggaaggaaggagggagggagggagggaaggatggagcgaaggaaggagggaaggacagagggaaggaaggaaggagggagggagggagggagggagggagggaaggagagagggagggaaggaaggaaggaaggaaggaaggagggagggagggagggagggagggagggagggagggagggaaggaaggatggagcgaaggaaggagggaaggacagagggaaggaaggaaggagggagggagggagggagggaaggagagagggagggaaggaaggaaggaaggaagggaaggaaggagggagggaaggagggagggaaggaaggaaggatggagggaaggatggagggaaggaaggatgaagggaaggaaggaaggaaggaaggaaggagggagggagggagggagggaaggaaggagggaaggaaggagggaaggaagaatggagggaaggagggagggagggagggagggagggagggagggaaggaaggaaggaaggaaggaaggaaggaaggaaggaaggaaggaaggagggagggagggagggaaggacagagggagggagggagggagggagggagggagggagggagggagggagggagggagggagggaaggaaggaaggaaggaaggaaggaaggaaggaaggaaggaaggaaggaaggaaggaaggaaggaaggaaggaaggaagggaaggtcaTAAGGAAATAGTCTTCCAAAGTGCAAAACAGGGCAAAAGATTTATACCATCTGAAGAGAACCCAAAGTATCAACAAGTGAAAGAATTCTACGACAATCTCAAACACGACCTGGAAGAAACACATTATGTTTCGggtttgaaagtcttatttcctgtttaatggtgcggtccttactttgaaagccgTTGTTCTACTcccaaaactttatttttgtggctgccgcaaaCTAGATTGAATGGGTTGAGACACGTGGACGAGAGATTCACTGGAAAACTATCACAAGATGTTCCTCCTGTGCAAAGTTTGTGTAGTTCAATCAActtttctcaacaaaagattgccccaggcagtgtcaggccatcaaatgctaatcaaggtggtcagttgaaacattcatacctagctccaacagacaagagttctttgtcccaccctggtcattccacagatatataacccaattttcctagttccgacagacctcactacctctgaggatgcttgccatagatgcaggcaaaacgtcaggagagaatgcgtctagaacatggccatacaacaacccaacttttcccatgtttttatgttgGAGCCAATTAGGAAACAATGACATTTACTTGGAAAGTCTTTGCGTGAGGAAGATCCTGCAAGTACATTTTGGTCTAGTTTTTCAGTTAACGTCTCATGGAGTCCAAACCCATtgaacctagtttgtggcagcctccAAAATGAAGTTCCTGGAGTAGAAGAACTACATTCAAAGCAAAGAcagtacaattaaacaggaaataacactttcaaaccaggaacagatttttcccccaaatttagttgcatagtgtaattggattttaaaaaatgtggcttgttgtggaacaaGGATtaggataaagcttcagtggagaccccttttcctcaggataataactctttcgggagtggatttcctttcctagtggtagattcctctcactgttgtctcagccctgttcttaaccaGGAGTCATTTacaagtcagatgtctgtaacttggggactggtgACTGGAAGCTTTACGGTACCAATGCTGGAAAATTACATTCTATCTGAAGGTCTGAAGAAATGTGCAACTTGGTTGTGGTGGAGGTTATACAGATGCATGTCCGGGTAGTTGTATATAGAATccttgaatcctagagttggaagagacctcctgggccatcatccagtccaaccccattctgccaagaagcaggaatattgcattcaaatcacccctgacagatggccatccagcctctgtttcaaagcttccaaagaaggagcctccaccacactccctttggggcagagagttccactgctgaacagctctcacagtcaggaagttcttcctcgtgttcagatggaatctcctctcttgtagtttgaagccattgctccattgcgtcttagtctccaaggaagcagaaaacaagcttgctccctcctcctccctgtggcttcctctcacatatttatacatggccttcatcatgtctcctctcagccttctcttcttcaggctaaacatgcccagatctttaagccgctcctcatagggcttgttctccagacccttgatcattttagtcgccctcctctggacacactccagcttagagtcaatatctctcttgaattgtggtgcccagaattggacacagtattccaggtaaagtggtctaaccaaagcggaatagagcatggggagcatgacttccttagatctagacactaggctcctattgatgcaggccaaaaccccattggctttttttgccgccacatcacattgttggctcatgt containing:
- the SPAG7 gene encoding sperm-associated antigen 7, encoding MAELDLLGSILSSMEPPPRLGDREARRAKEETARLKKLQEQEKRQKVEFRKQMEKEVSDFIQDSSQTKKTFQPMNKIKRSILHDVVEVAGLTSFSFGDEEDSRYVMIFKKEFAPSDEELEAYRRGEEWDPQQAKEKRRLKELAQRQEEEEARKGPTVVNPNTDYKDKYSHLIGKVAAKDAAHAMEPNVAYGCVPVANKRDTRSIEEAMNEIRAKKRLRQNEDGAPPLAPSSTTSSSSSSSSSS